Proteins co-encoded in one Kribbella solani genomic window:
- a CDS encoding PEP/pyruvate-binding domain-containing protein: MSGEYVVRLNDDVDPDEAKAALDPARVGLKVAWLAELAQQGVRVPAGFAVTASAYREFIVDSRLGPVIAQAIRRFRAGRDLVVAAAEIRTAFRDAWLPPVVVDEIVAAYAELGGDGTDVAVRCSPRTAAEGVQDEVFLHLTTVQDVLAACRRCFASLYGTVAVGNREALGVDQLRVAMPVVVQPMVRSGLGGSGTARGESTFVRVRASWGIGSHADSDLYSVHPGARPLVVRHRGAKLTKTVYADPRGTRTVPTTPAERAGLVLTDEELQELARWSVVADEHFRHPMTLEWAKDGQTGSLYVVEVRPGVAAEVTIQDRGSSVPEPQYG, translated from the coding sequence ATGAGCGGCGAGTACGTTGTGCGGCTGAACGACGACGTGGACCCGGACGAGGCCAAGGCAGCGCTCGATCCGGCGCGGGTCGGCCTGAAGGTTGCCTGGCTGGCGGAGCTGGCGCAGCAGGGAGTCCGTGTCCCGGCGGGTTTCGCCGTCACCGCCTCGGCGTACCGCGAGTTCATCGTCGACTCCCGGCTGGGGCCCGTGATCGCGCAGGCGATCCGGAGGTTCCGGGCCGGGCGTGACCTGGTGGTGGCCGCGGCCGAGATCCGGACCGCGTTCCGCGACGCGTGGCTGCCGCCGGTGGTGGTGGACGAGATCGTCGCCGCGTACGCGGAGCTGGGCGGCGACGGCACGGACGTCGCCGTCCGGTGCAGCCCGCGGACGGCGGCCGAGGGTGTCCAGGACGAGGTGTTCCTGCACCTGACGACCGTGCAGGACGTGCTGGCTGCCTGCCGGCGGTGCTTCGCCTCGCTGTACGGAACCGTTGCGGTCGGCAACCGTGAGGCGCTGGGAGTGGACCAGCTCCGGGTCGCGATGCCGGTGGTCGTCCAGCCGATGGTGCGCTCCGGCCTCGGCGGGTCCGGTACGGCGCGCGGCGAGAGCACTTTCGTCCGCGTCCGCGCGTCGTGGGGGATCGGTTCGCACGCTGACTCGGACCTGTACTCGGTCCATCCCGGTGCCCGCCCGCTGGTCGTGCGGCACCGTGGCGCCAAGCTGACGAAGACCGTGTACGCCGACCCGCGCGGTACCCGCACGGTGCCGACGACACCGGCCGAACGCGCCGGCCTCGTACTCACCGACGAGGAGCTTCAAGAACTCGCCCGGTGGTCGGTCGTCGCCGACGAACACTTCCGGCACCCGATGACGCTCGAGTGGGCCAAGGACGGCCAGACCGGCAGTCTGTACGTCGTCGAGGTCCGGCCGGGCGTGGCAGCCGAGGTGACGATCCAGGACCGCGGCAGCTCGGTCCCCGAACCACAGTACGGGTGA
- the gap gene encoding type I glyceraldehyde-3-phosphate dehydrogenase, producing the protein MSVRVGINGFGRIGRDYLRCLLERGAGDIEVVAINDVASPATLAHLLRYDSTYGPLKESVEYTPNAIKVAGRMIRATAERDPAKLDWSAVGAEIVIESTGKFRTREAAGAHLAAGARKVILSVPGKDVDATVVLGVNDDDYDPVAHDVISNASCTTNCVAPMVSVLHSAFGIEHGLMTTIHSYTNDQVLLDSPHKDIRRGRSGAANVIPTSTGAARAIGLVIPELAGRIDGVAVRVPIEDGSLTDLSVQLHEAVTAEIVNEAFADAAAGPLKGILRYTTDPIVSRDIIGDPASCIFDASLTQVQNHLVKVFGWYDNEWGYTSRLVDLTELVAAAL; encoded by the coding sequence ATGAGTGTGCGAGTGGGGATCAACGGGTTCGGGCGGATCGGGCGGGACTATCTGCGCTGCCTGCTCGAACGAGGAGCAGGTGACATCGAGGTGGTGGCGATCAACGATGTCGCGTCGCCGGCGACGCTCGCGCACCTGCTCCGGTACGACTCGACGTACGGGCCGTTGAAGGAATCGGTCGAGTACACGCCGAACGCGATCAAGGTGGCCGGAAGGATGATCCGCGCGACCGCGGAGCGTGACCCGGCGAAGCTCGACTGGAGCGCTGTCGGAGCCGAGATCGTGATCGAGTCGACCGGTAAGTTCCGCACTCGGGAGGCGGCCGGCGCGCATCTGGCCGCCGGGGCCCGCAAGGTGATCCTGTCGGTGCCGGGAAAGGACGTGGACGCGACCGTCGTCCTCGGCGTGAACGACGACGACTACGACCCGGTGGCCCATGACGTCATCTCGAACGCTTCGTGTACGACGAACTGCGTGGCGCCGATGGTGTCGGTGCTGCACAGCGCGTTCGGGATCGAGCACGGGCTGATGACGACGATCCACAGTTACACCAACGATCAGGTGCTGCTGGACTCGCCGCACAAGGACATCCGGCGGGGCCGGTCCGGCGCGGCCAACGTGATCCCGACCAGTACCGGAGCGGCCCGCGCGATCGGTCTGGTGATTCCGGAGCTGGCCGGGCGGATCGACGGCGTCGCGGTGCGGGTTCCGATCGAGGACGGATCGCTCACCGATCTGTCGGTGCAGCTGCACGAGGCCGTCACGGCCGAGATCGTGAACGAGGCGTTCGCGGACGCGGCCGCCGGCCCGCTGAAGGGGATCCTGCGGTACACGACCGATCCGATCGTGTCCCGCGACATCATCGGCGACCCGGCGTCGTGCATTTTCGACGCGTCGCTGACCCAGGTCCAGAACCATCTGGTCAAGGTGTTCGGCTGGTACGACAACGAGTGGGGCTACACGAGCCGCCTGGTCGACCTGACCGAGCTCGTCGCCGCCGCGCTGTAA
- a CDS encoding DUF4389 domain-containing protein, which yields MSVVAYPVRVDGTLEEPLSRWLWLVKWLLAIPHLLVLFLLWIAFAVLSVVAFFAILFTGHYPRRIFDFNVGVLRWWWRVQFYAYGALGTDRYPPFTLRDVPSYPAHLEVKYPEHLSRGLVLVKWWLLAIPHYLVVGFFVGAGTSYASRADDRAWGWSGGLVGLLVVVAAVVLLFTGRYPRPVFDLVLGMNRWALRVAAYAGLMVDQYPPFRLDLGGDDPGTTELHEPLLPAGPGTFGPASTTDATGGMSTTEAGEQRDRS from the coding sequence ATGAGTGTGGTGGCGTACCCGGTTCGGGTGGACGGAACACTCGAGGAACCGCTGAGCCGGTGGTTGTGGCTGGTCAAGTGGTTGCTGGCGATCCCGCACCTGCTGGTGCTGTTCCTGCTGTGGATCGCGTTCGCGGTACTGAGTGTGGTGGCGTTCTTCGCGATTCTGTTCACCGGGCACTATCCACGGCGGATCTTCGACTTCAACGTCGGGGTCCTGCGGTGGTGGTGGCGGGTGCAGTTCTATGCGTACGGCGCGCTGGGGACGGACAGGTACCCGCCGTTCACGCTGCGGGACGTGCCCTCGTACCCGGCGCATCTCGAGGTGAAGTACCCGGAACACCTGTCCCGCGGGCTGGTGCTGGTGAAGTGGTGGTTGCTGGCGATCCCGCACTACCTCGTGGTCGGCTTCTTCGTCGGCGCCGGCACGTCGTACGCCTCGCGGGCCGACGATCGCGCGTGGGGCTGGAGCGGCGGGCTCGTCGGACTGCTGGTCGTGGTGGCGGCGGTGGTGCTGCTGTTCACCGGGCGGTACCCGCGGCCGGTGTTCGACCTGGTCCTCGGGATGAACCGCTGGGCGCTGCGCGTCGCGGCGTACGCGGGTCTGATGGTCGATCAGTACCCGCCGTTCCGCCTGGACCTGGGCGGTGACGACCCGGGGACGACCGAACTCCACGAACCGCTTCTGCCCGCCGGACCAGGGACCTTCGGCCCTGCAAGCACCACCGATGCCACCGGTGGAATGAGTACGACGGAAGCCGGCGAGCAGAGGGATCGATCATGA
- a CDS encoding Acg family FMN-binding oxidoreductase, with protein sequence MDRDALLRAAVLAPSMHNTQPWRFRFVGETVEVYRDRTRELPAEDPSRRMLFVSLGAAIFNLRVAAAARGSGSEVRHLVDQQRPDLVAVVELGGPPSESMAGLAPYLSQRRTNREPFAAERLPGQVRVELDLCARVEGAVLQWLDTKSRQWWTRIATNEAAAADDDDEARTAERRQWVGGDRASDGVPSSALGSRVAGGNPVVRELAATVADEARPVADFEREPQLAVLATRYDGPIEWLRAGQALEHVLLEATARGVATSLLNQAVEHEELRPQISDPLEPWQRPQAVIRFGYGPPVPPTPRRPIAEVLIPD encoded by the coding sequence ATGGACAGAGACGCGCTTCTGCGGGCGGCGGTGCTGGCGCCGTCGATGCACAACACGCAACCGTGGCGGTTCCGGTTCGTGGGGGAGACGGTCGAGGTGTACCGGGACCGGACGCGGGAGTTGCCGGCCGAGGATCCGTCCCGGCGGATGCTGTTCGTGTCGCTCGGGGCGGCGATCTTCAACCTTCGGGTCGCGGCGGCCGCCCGCGGGTCCGGATCGGAAGTACGCCATCTGGTCGATCAGCAACGGCCGGACCTGGTCGCCGTCGTCGAACTGGGCGGGCCGCCGAGCGAATCGATGGCCGGGCTCGCCCCGTACCTGTCGCAGCGACGGACGAACCGGGAACCGTTCGCGGCCGAGCGGCTACCTGGTCAGGTCCGGGTGGAGCTCGACCTGTGCGCGCGCGTCGAAGGCGCCGTCCTGCAATGGCTCGACACCAAGTCCCGGCAGTGGTGGACCCGGATCGCGACGAACGAGGCAGCGGCCGCGGACGATGACGACGAGGCCCGGACGGCTGAGCGCCGGCAGTGGGTCGGCGGCGATCGGGCGTCCGACGGGGTGCCGTCCAGCGCGCTCGGTTCGCGAGTCGCGGGCGGCAATCCGGTCGTCCGTGAGCTCGCCGCGACGGTGGCCGACGAGGCGCGACCGGTGGCCGACTTCGAGCGGGAGCCGCAGTTGGCGGTGCTGGCGACCCGGTACGACGGCCCGATCGAGTGGCTCCGCGCCGGGCAGGCGCTGGAGCACGTCCTGCTCGAAGCCACCGCGCGCGGGGTCGCGACGTCGTTGCTGAACCAGGCGGTCGAGCACGAGGAGCTCCGTCCGCAGATCAGCGATCCGCTCGAACCGTGGCAGCGTCCACAGGCGGTGATCCGGTTCGGGTACGGCCCACCCGTACCGCCGACGCCGCGCCGCCCCATCGCGGAGGTCCTGATCCCCGACTGA
- a CDS encoding cation-translocating P-type ATPase — MTVQQSAPRGLSTSQAAVALTEHGPNTNPAPRPPSPWRRVLLQLRDPMILLLVGAAVLTASLHDFTDLTVILVVVVLNTTVGVAQEIRAEHALTALNRLAAPQATVRRDGRATVVPAAEVVPDDVVLLQAGDIVPADLRLFDAVRLQADESALTGESVPVEKQTPDELYAGTIVTRGRGSAVVTRTGPNSALGKIAALLSGQRPRATPLQRRLTGLSRVLSIAAVVLSAIVAAAGLIRGLPLPNMIVTAVSLTVAAVPESLPAVVTLALAIGAHRMAQRAALVRALPAVETLGAVTVVATDKTGTLTEGIMRAEQLWTEAGSLSASGPGYDPAGHLAPTLPASVERLDSASPAVRRLLRDVALCNDAGLRPPTADDPVWRPIGDPTEAALLTLAHRGAVAPEELRAAYPRTHELPFDSTRKRMTSFHEQPGRDDLLVIGKGAPEVMLTSVVTPDGDVDRAQAVAAELSAAGYRVLAVADKLLAPGTPRTEDGLRLAGLVAITDPVRPNAAEVVATFGRAGIDLLLITGDAPGTALAVANRIGVHDGGVVTGADLDAGQDPATGRVFARIRPEQKLGIVRAWQAAGHVVAMTGDGVNDAPALRRADIGVAMGKGGTEVARQAADLVLTNDDLGTVEAAIEEGRRIYANIRTFLRYALSGGLAEILVMLIGPLLGFAVPLLPGQILWINMLTHGLPGVAIGAEPADPRTMRQPPRSPQEQILGAGLWQRIAGTGTLITAVTLTAALWARSTGAAWQPMTYLVLGLAQLGVALALRRPSPPGGRRLRFLDLAIAGALVAQLLPLAFGPLRNLLDLQPVTGTEAGYALVLASVPGLVTALGRFSRRGTASRRRTRRSR; from the coding sequence ATGACCGTTCAGCAGTCCGCGCCGCGCGGCCTCTCCACGAGCCAGGCCGCGGTCGCACTCACCGAACACGGGCCGAACACGAATCCCGCGCCCCGTCCGCCCTCGCCGTGGCGGCGCGTCCTCCTGCAGTTGCGGGATCCGATGATCCTGCTGCTCGTCGGAGCCGCCGTCCTGACCGCGAGTCTGCACGACTTCACCGATCTGACCGTGATCCTGGTCGTCGTCGTCCTCAACACGACCGTCGGCGTGGCACAGGAGATCCGCGCGGAGCACGCGCTCACCGCGCTGAACCGCTTGGCGGCGCCACAGGCCACCGTACGCCGCGACGGCCGCGCCACCGTCGTACCGGCGGCCGAGGTCGTGCCGGACGACGTGGTGCTGCTGCAAGCGGGTGACATCGTGCCCGCCGATCTGCGGTTGTTCGACGCGGTCCGGTTGCAGGCCGACGAATCCGCGCTCACCGGCGAGTCCGTTCCGGTCGAGAAGCAGACGCCGGACGAGCTCTACGCCGGGACGATCGTGACGCGGGGCCGCGGCTCCGCCGTCGTCACCCGCACCGGCCCGAACAGCGCGCTCGGCAAGATCGCGGCGCTGCTGTCCGGTCAGCGCCCGCGCGCCACGCCGTTGCAGCGCCGGCTGACCGGGCTCAGCCGGGTGCTGAGCATCGCGGCGGTCGTCCTGTCCGCGATCGTCGCCGCCGCCGGCCTGATCCGCGGGCTGCCGCTGCCGAACATGATCGTCACCGCCGTCAGCCTCACGGTCGCCGCCGTACCCGAGTCGCTGCCCGCGGTCGTCACCCTCGCCCTCGCGATCGGCGCGCACCGGATGGCACAGCGCGCCGCGCTGGTCCGCGCGCTGCCGGCCGTCGAGACCCTCGGCGCGGTCACCGTCGTCGCCACCGACAAGACCGGCACCCTGACCGAAGGCATCATGCGGGCCGAGCAGCTCTGGACCGAAGCCGGATCGCTGTCGGCGAGCGGCCCGGGCTACGACCCCGCCGGTCACCTCGCGCCGACTCTGCCGGCGTCCGTCGAGCGGCTGGACAGCGCCTCGCCCGCCGTCCGGCGGCTGCTCCGTGATGTTGCCCTGTGCAACGATGCCGGCCTGCGGCCGCCGACTGCCGACGACCCGGTCTGGCGGCCGATCGGTGACCCGACCGAGGCCGCCCTGCTCACCCTGGCGCACCGCGGCGCCGTCGCGCCCGAAGAGCTCCGGGCCGCGTACCCACGGACGCACGAGCTGCCCTTCGACAGCACCCGCAAACGGATGACCAGCTTCCACGAACAACCCGGCCGGGACGACCTGCTCGTGATCGGGAAGGGCGCGCCCGAAGTGATGCTCACGTCCGTCGTCACGCCGGACGGCGACGTCGATCGGGCGCAGGCGGTCGCCGCCGAACTGTCGGCGGCCGGGTACCGCGTCCTCGCCGTCGCCGACAAGCTGCTCGCGCCCGGTACGCCCCGTACCGAGGACGGCCTGCGCCTGGCCGGTCTGGTCGCGATCACCGACCCCGTACGGCCCAACGCCGCCGAGGTCGTCGCCACGTTCGGCCGCGCCGGTATCGACCTGCTCCTGATCACCGGCGACGCGCCCGGCACCGCACTCGCCGTAGCGAACCGGATCGGCGTCCACGACGGCGGCGTCGTCACCGGCGCCGACCTCGACGCCGGCCAGGACCCGGCCACCGGCCGCGTCTTCGCCCGCATCCGCCCGGAACAGAAGCTCGGCATCGTCCGCGCGTGGCAAGCGGCCGGGCACGTCGTCGCGATGACCGGCGACGGCGTCAACGACGCGCCCGCGCTCCGGCGCGCCGACATCGGCGTGGCGATGGGCAAAGGCGGGACCGAGGTCGCCCGCCAGGCCGCCGACCTGGTCCTTACCAACGACGACCTCGGCACGGTGGAAGCCGCGATCGAAGAAGGCCGGCGGATCTACGCCAACATCCGCACCTTCCTCCGCTACGCGCTGAGCGGCGGCCTCGCCGAGATCCTGGTGATGCTGATCGGGCCGTTGCTGGGTTTCGCCGTCCCACTGCTGCCCGGCCAGATCCTCTGGATCAACATGCTCACCCACGGCCTGCCCGGCGTCGCCATCGGCGCCGAACCCGCCGATCCCCGGACGATGCGGCAGCCACCCCGTTCACCCCAGGAACAGATCCTCGGTGCGGGCCTTTGGCAACGAATCGCCGGAACCGGAACCCTGATCACCGCCGTGACCCTGACCGCCGCCCTCTGGGCCCGAAGCACCGGCGCCGCCTGGCAGCCGATGACCTATCTCGTTCTCGGGCTGGCCCAGCTCGGGGTCGCGCTGGCACTGCGCCGGCCGAGTCCACCCGGTGGCCGACGGCTGCGCTTCCTCGATCTCGCCATCGCCGGAGCGCTCGTCGCCCAGCTGCTGCCGCTGGCGTTCGGCCCGTTGCGGAACCTGCTCGACCTGCAACCAGTAACCGGCACCGAGGCCGGGTACGCGCTGGTCCTCGCCTCGGTGCCGGGTCTGGTCACCGCACTCGGCCGGTTCAGCCGGCGCGGTACAGCGAGCCGCCGCCGGACACGGCGATCGCGGTGA
- a CDS encoding heparinase II/III domain-containing protein, producing the protein MRFNRTAGAVLGIAGLVLGAGTAAGATPVSTPGIAIAPAPAGPGDAQFVPGASNVVPATAAPATDIGKVRLRTAAAPFYACPGFSGLDAQNPLANLYADKFTWAPYAPYRVGNGGGNINWSLNPYKNASWYMWFHSLRWLGQGIIAAGKGDLTALTRVNTIAYDWYRDNPYSWKANVGAWESTMHRTNVLICLRQAILSGLQVTTLPTRYAWLDTALLSHARFLTNYWSGAWNHGTDESIALFGVGVTLNRADYKNLAVQRLAAGITTSIDAQGSTNEQSAGYAAFNYSLWGRAITVLRNGGVDPGTTISARRDLLAKWLTLATNSLGKLPQIGDTELQATYPYAGTPMEYAGSLGSRGTVPPWRVGVYSNGYVFGRTGWGTDPARGFGDESAYSIRFGSARAFHGHSDHTGITYTARGRDIIINGGYAAYNAGAWRAWTVSPSAQSMLTTPMSTDLNPVTKLTAYAVKANAESYQFSDVPGTGISRVRRVLVLKDPDLIVTWDTASARTAQAFQTLWHLPADQRATVYSRTTATAMAPGDSTRTVLFQVPFKQALPAGATLVKQGQSSPIQGWTYPTSYVRKSAPTVMMARSGKSASILSFVVPVRATGGVTYSTRWSGTTFVVSLNVGGKVTAIAVSGGGSLYRAG; encoded by the coding sequence ATGAGGTTCAACCGAACGGCAGGGGCGGTCCTGGGGATCGCCGGGCTGGTGCTGGGGGCGGGAACCGCGGCCGGCGCAACTCCGGTGTCCACACCGGGCATCGCGATCGCGCCCGCACCGGCCGGCCCGGGTGACGCGCAGTTCGTGCCCGGCGCGAGCAACGTCGTTCCCGCGACGGCCGCGCCGGCGACCGACATCGGCAAGGTCAGGCTGCGGACCGCGGCCGCACCGTTCTACGCGTGCCCGGGGTTCAGCGGGCTGGACGCCCAGAACCCGCTGGCGAACCTGTACGCCGACAAGTTCACCTGGGCGCCGTACGCGCCGTACCGGGTCGGCAACGGTGGCGGGAACATCAACTGGTCACTGAATCCGTACAAGAACGCGAGCTGGTATATGTGGTTCCACTCGCTGCGCTGGCTGGGACAGGGGATCATTGCCGCCGGCAAGGGTGATCTGACCGCGTTGACCCGGGTGAACACGATCGCATACGACTGGTACCGCGACAACCCGTACTCGTGGAAGGCGAACGTCGGCGCCTGGGAGTCCACCATGCACCGGACCAATGTCCTGATTTGCCTGCGCCAGGCGATCCTGTCCGGGCTGCAGGTCACCACGCTGCCGACGCGGTACGCCTGGCTCGACACGGCGCTGCTCAGCCATGCGCGGTTCCTGACGAACTACTGGAGCGGCGCGTGGAACCACGGCACCGACGAGAGCATCGCGCTGTTCGGCGTGGGCGTGACACTCAACCGCGCCGACTACAAGAACCTCGCGGTGCAGCGGCTGGCCGCCGGGATCACCACGTCGATCGACGCGCAAGGCTCGACGAACGAACAGTCGGCCGGGTACGCCGCCTTCAACTACTCGCTCTGGGGCCGTGCGATCACGGTGCTGCGGAACGGCGGTGTCGATCCCGGGACGACCATCTCGGCGCGCCGGGATCTGCTGGCCAAGTGGTTGACGCTGGCAACGAACTCGCTGGGCAAGCTGCCGCAGATCGGTGACACCGAACTGCAGGCGACCTACCCGTACGCGGGCACGCCGATGGAGTACGCCGGGTCGCTCGGCAGCCGAGGTACGGTCCCGCCGTGGCGCGTCGGCGTCTACTCGAACGGCTACGTGTTCGGCCGTACGGGATGGGGGACCGACCCGGCGCGGGGGTTCGGGGACGAGTCGGCGTACAGCATCAGGTTCGGGTCGGCGCGGGCGTTCCACGGGCACAGCGACCACACCGGCATCACGTACACCGCCCGCGGGCGGGACATCATCATCAACGGTGGGTACGCCGCGTACAACGCCGGTGCCTGGCGGGCCTGGACCGTGAGCCCGAGCGCCCAGAGCATGCTGACGACGCCGATGTCGACCGATCTGAATCCGGTGACGAAACTGACCGCGTACGCGGTGAAGGCGAACGCGGAGTCGTACCAGTTCAGTGACGTACCGGGAACGGGGATCAGCCGGGTACGGCGTGTGCTGGTGCTGAAGGACCCCGACCTGATCGTCACCTGGGACACCGCCTCGGCAAGAACCGCGCAGGCGTTCCAGACGCTGTGGCACCTTCCGGCGGATCAGCGCGCGACGGTGTACTCCCGAACGACCGCGACCGCGATGGCCCCTGGCGACAGCACACGGACGGTGCTCTTCCAGGTGCCGTTCAAGCAGGCGTTGCCGGCCGGTGCGACGTTGGTGAAACAGGGGCAGAGCAGTCCGATCCAGGGCTGGACGTACCCGACCAGCTACGTCCGCAAGTCCGCACCGACGGTCATGATGGCCAGGTCCGGCAAGAGCGCGTCGATCCTGTCGTTCGTCGTACCGGTCCGCGCGACCGGAGGAGTCACCTACAGCACCCGCTGGTCCGGCACGACGTTCGTCGTCTCGCTGAATGTGGGCGGCAAGGTCACCGCGATCGCCGTGTCCGGCGGCGGCTCGCTGTACCGCGCCGGCTGA
- a CDS encoding flavodoxin domain-containing protein has translation MTVLITYATKMGATASIAAAIGVELRAAGFTVDVHELGAVQAVTPYDAVILGSAIYQGRWLPEAVRFLRRHERQLRTRRVWLFHSGPIGTGSRPDQPVPADVARLAREIGAPPVKTFAGDLQPDAVLHHADLERLVGDSRDWQDVRAWSHHIATALETPPAD, from the coding sequence ATGACCGTTCTGATCACCTACGCGACCAAGATGGGCGCGACCGCGAGCATCGCCGCGGCCATCGGCGTCGAGCTCCGCGCCGCCGGATTCACGGTCGACGTGCACGAACTCGGCGCGGTCCAGGCCGTCACGCCGTACGACGCCGTCATCCTCGGCAGTGCGATCTATCAAGGTCGCTGGCTGCCCGAGGCGGTCCGGTTCCTCCGGAGGCACGAGCGTCAGCTCCGTACCCGGCGGGTGTGGCTGTTCCACTCCGGTCCGATTGGAACGGGCAGCCGGCCGGACCAGCCCGTACCGGCCGATGTGGCCCGGCTGGCCCGCGAGATCGGCGCTCCCCCGGTCAAGACCTTCGCCGGCGACCTGCAGCCCGACGCGGTCCTGCATCACGCGGACCTCGAACGCCTCGTCGGCGACTCCAGGGACTGGCAGGACGTCCGCGCCTGGTCTCACCACATCGCCACCGCCCTCGAGACGCCCCCGGCCGACTGA